The following DNA comes from Pirellulales bacterium.
GAAAGAATCCCGGCCAAGGCGCGGCTCACCCGCGTCAGCCATCCATATGGTCGCCGCGCCAATCGCTCATACAAATCCCGTTCCTCTAAAAAACTATACTGGGCCACGCGCTTGTAAATTTTTCGCACGGGGCCAAATAGGCCGGAAAGCAACCCCTCCACCGGCTGATGCTGGCTAATCCGGCGCAGGCGCTCCACCCAGTTGTTATCGGTCCAACGACAGAGCTCGGCGGGGTCTAGCGAGTGGCGCAGCGAATAAACGGCCCGTTGCAGCATGGCCGTGGCGGCCCGGACCGTATGATGCCAGTAGACTTCGCTAAACATCACATAGCGGGCAAATACCAGCATTTCTGCGGCGGTTTTACCTTTATCGGTAATGGCGAGTCCCGTTCCCGCCGCATTGAGGCACAGGCTACCAAGGAGCCGCTGCTGGTCAAAGTTTCGTCCATATGGGACGCCGCAGTGCAGGCTGTCCCGCGCCAGGTAGTCCATTTTGTCCACGTCAATCGGACAGGAAAGCATGCTTCCTAGCAACTGTTCCGCCGGTGATTCGGTTGCGCCCGCCAAAAGCCGGGCGATCGCCAGGGGTTGCAACCCCCACTGTTCGACTAATACATCGGCCAGCGGGGACTCTTGCAAATAGCCGGCGGCCAACTCCTCGTGTCGGGGCCAGCCCTCCATGCGCAAATCCTCAATCGGGTGGCAATAGGGATAATGCCCCAAGTCGTGCAACAACGCCGCCGCCAAGAACATTTCCGCCCGTGGTGGATCGATCAGGCGGCAAAAACGGGGGTCCCGTTGCAATTCCAGTAAAAACAGCAAACCTAACCGGTAAACGCCCAGCGAATGTTCAAACCGTTGATGCATGGCCCCTGGATAGACCAGCGAGACCAACCCCAATTGCCGCACCTGGGCCAAGCGGCGAAATTGCGGCGTATCGATCACGGCCCGGACCCGCGGAGTCAGGGGGACATCTTGTTCGGGGGGAATCCGAATCAACTCGCGGCGGGATTCCAGCGCGCGTAATTCGGGCAGATCCGCCAGCCACGAGTTCATTGCTGTTTTTTTCCTTGGAATCGCCCAGAGAATCATCCCGTTGGGGTTCCCCGCGCCCGCGAACAGACGCGGAGTCCGCCGCCCGATGAATTTTGCGTAAAAAAATTTACCAAGGATGCAGCCCCATCACCACCCGCAAGACCACGCTGACTAATAAAAAAAATCCAAAATGGATGGTGGCGGGAACCGGCTCTAAATCCAGCGTCCCCAGACAGGTGAGCACGGCCATGATCATCAGGGGCGCCGCCATAACCAGAGGCTGCCATTGGCCGTAATCATGCACTCCCTCGGGAAAAACAAACACTTTTAACCCGCAATAAATGGCCCAAATCGCGGCGTAGGCCGCGCTGACAATCGCCACTCGGACCAACAGCTGCATGCCGGAATACCCTTCCAGCTCTTTATCGCGCAGCACGGTGTACCCGGCATAGACACACCCCGGCGCCAAGAATAAACTCCCCGCGCTTAAAAAAACCCAGGCCGTGGTATCGCTATTTTGAACAGTATTTCCCAAGAGCCACGCTAAGCCAAAGATCAGGCAAATCCCCAGGGCAATCCCCCCCACCAGCAGCGGTTGCAGCCGGAGTTTTGCCCGGGGAATGGGGCGCAGGACCGAACGTCCCTTGGCATCCTTGGCCGTGGTGGTGGAACCGCCGGAAAATTCCTCCGGCGCATGGATCACCACTTGCTCATCCAGTTTGGGGATGGTGATCACGGCCTTGCATTTGGGGCAAGGGCCTTGCTTTCCGGCAAACTTTTCATGGACCTGAAAACGGCCCTTGCAAGCTTGGCAAACAACGTGGATCGGCATGGGAGAACGCGGGAAAAGTGTCCTACAAAACTATAGTTTCCGCCGACTGTGGGGGGAAGTCAAGCAACCCGTCCCCCTTCCCGGCGTATTCCCTCCCGGAAAGCCCGGTCGCCGCGCTTTTGACCGGTTTATACCGAATTCCCTTGGCGATTTTCCCCGCGCCGATGCTAGAATAGGGGTATTGCCACCCGTTTCTCCTCAGGTCCGCTCCGACCGGCTCGTGGCTTTTCCCGCAGGCGCAGTTCCGATCGGTTATGTCGCTCGAAGCCCTTTGCCCCAACGGTCATCGTATTCAATGTCCCGACGAGAGCGCGGGCCGGATGGCCCGTTGCCCGCGCTGCGCCACGCCATTTCGGATACCGGGAGACTCTGCCCTGCCTAAAAATGGCTCACCTCCGCCGGATCGTGGCCCCCCGCCGCATCCCGCCGCGCCCGCTTTTTTAGCGGTGGACGCCCCCCATATTCCCCTCGAGGGAGCCGTCGCGACAGATGCCGTCGAGCCCGTCACCGAATCCCAAGCGATGCAAATCACCCACCTGCCTGGCTCTAGTATTCTTAAAAGCGAAAGCTCTTTGACAACGCTTTCCGCAGGTCATGCACCGGCGTTTGCCGCACCCGCGGGGGCGTCATCGAACGCCACACCCGGGCCAAACCCCGCTGGCGGCAGCGGTAAATTACCCCCGGACGCCATCGTGTTCCTATGTCCTAATGGGCATAAACTGAATGGCCCCGCCAAGCTAGCGGGCCGCTTGGGCCAGTGCCCGCATTGCCAAGCGAGGTTTCAAATACCCTCATTAGAAGTGCTCCGCGCCGTGCAGGCCGCCGAGGCAGGCCCCCCAGTGCAGGAGAATGATATTTCCAACCAAGGCAAGCCAATTATGGCCGAAATTGCCGTGGATACCGAGCCTGTCCCGCCGTCCATGACCGAGCCTAACGCGGCTGGCGATTTAGCCGATCTCTTTGCTGCCGTGCGTGCCGACGAAGAGCGCCAAATTCTACAGCGCGGTACCGCGGCCAGCGGCATTGGCAAGGGGACAGCCATCCCCGTGCTGCCGTCTCCGTCCCTGGCCAACCCGCCCCCGACCGCCAAACGCGCCAACCCATTAGCCGAACTCATGTATAAGCTCTGGGAAGAACGGGAGCACGGCGGAATTATCGAGTTGCATCTGGAAGGGGGAGCCGTGCTGTTGCCCGATTGGTTTGAGCGCAAATTGTCCGTGGAGACTCACGGTTTATTTGCTTCGCAAGCGGCGGATGGGACGGTCACAATGACTATCGTTCCCTGGGATACCGTGCAGAAAGTCATCATTCGCGGCGTGGTCGGCTTACCGGATGGCATGTTTGAGTGAGTGTCTGGCCACATTACGCATCCGCGACCGCGAAATGATGAATGCGGAATTGTTTTGCAGACATACTGCTTTCTGCCTTCTTCATTCCTACTTCTAACATTGGCTTACGCCCCTAGCGACCCATTTAATTTTCTTCCGCCAGCAAGTCCCCTTCGGTCAGCAAATTAAATCCTTTGTTGGCCAAGGTTTCCAAGCCCATTTCGATGTTATCGACCATGAGCGCGACGGCGGGCCGGCCCAGGGGCCTGGCCAGCATGGGATAAGCCTGAATGATGTTAATCTCAGCCTGTAAGAGCGCGGTGCAAACCCGCAATAAGGGCTGGGAGTCATCGGGCAATTCTACGCCGATCAGATCGCTTTCGATCATGGCCAATCCGGCCCGTTCCAAAATTTCGCGTCCTTGCTCGGGATGGCTAAGCAAGAAACGAACAAAAGCGCATTCGGCGGAATCATTGATGGAGAGCGCGACAATTTTGACGCGGCTCCCTTCGAAGCGGCGAACGACCTCCAGCAATTGCCCAACACGATTTTCCAGAAAAACCGTGAACTGGCGGATGCTGGGATAATTTCGCCCGCGCATGGTGGCATAATCGGTCGCGGATCCCTCGCCGTAACTCATTGCGAAATACACCTAAATAGAGGAGCCGGACGCGCTGCCCCGGATTTTTTACGCCCCTCAGTATACGTCGCCAAAAACCGGATCGTCAATTGAAATCAAGGGAAAAGCGGGACCTTTTCTGGCTGAGTAAAAAGCTGACATTATTTTACATCCCACCCCACTAGCGCCGCGACCGCCACATTTACGCGGTGATCGCGGCCTGGGCCAAGTTGGGCCGGACAGTACGAACGAGGTATTCAGTTTTATCCGCGCCCCCCCTCGCAACAGGTTTCGCAGATGCTATGGCACTGCGAACATTGCAATTTCATCCGTCTTTCGACCAAAATCCCCCCGCAAACCGGACATGCCGGTCGAGTAGAACAAGCGACGACGGAAGGGGAACCCGCATCCGCCGATTTTTGTAGACTTTGGGAAAAAGCAGGCGACTGAGCGCTGTTAAGGCGTGTTTCCATAGATACCCCCCAATGCAAAGGAATGAACTAAGGCCCCTAACCGTGAAAGTGAACTAAAGTACACTAACACGATTTGGGGCCTTTGTCAAGGCTTTGGGCTGGGCCGCGCGATTACTACGGCTAAATTTACAACGTCATGTCGCTGCTGAGCCCCCCGGCGGCGGGAACATACGCCAGACGGGCGTAGTCGGCCACCATCCGGTGGGAGCTAAACCGCCAACTGAGCGAACTGATGGAATGGATCATCATTTGGATCCAGCGGCGGGGAAGGCCGTCCGAATCCCGCTCATAAAAGAGCGGGACGACTTCTTCCTCGAGGACGCGGTACAAATCCATGCCATCGCGGCGATCCCCTTGCTCATCACTGGCGTGGGATGTCCCTTTGCCAATGGCAAAACCGTTTTTGCCGTCGTAGGCCTCCGCCCACCAGCCA
Coding sequences within:
- a CDS encoding HD domain-containing protein, with product MNSWLADLPELRALESRRELIRIPPEQDVPLTPRVRAVIDTPQFRRLAQVRQLGLVSLVYPGAMHQRFEHSLGVYRLGLLFLLELQRDPRFCRLIDPPRAEMFLAAALLHDLGHYPYCHPIEDLRMEGWPRHEELAAGYLQESPLADVLVEQWGLQPLAIARLLAGATESPAEQLLGSMLSCPIDVDKMDYLARDSLHCGVPYGRNFDQQRLLGSLCLNAAGTGLAITDKGKTAAEMLVFARYVMFSEVYWHHTVRAATAMLQRAVYSLRHSLDPAELCRWTDNNWVERLRRISQHQPVEGLLSGLFGPVRKIYKRVAQYSFLEERDLYERLARRPYGWLTRVSRALAGILSTRLGTPVDEHDILFDAPPEEREVEFDLDVYAAKEDRYRRLGDVSPMVRTLAREQFDDYVKRVRIYCAAELRPQLTERRDLRECVWTAIDEANRID
- a CDS encoding acetolactate synthase produces the protein MSYGEGSATDYATMRGRNYPSIRQFTVFLENRVGQLLEVVRRFEGSRVKIVALSINDSAECAFVRFLLSHPEQGREILERAGLAMIESDLIGVELPDDSQPLLRVCTALLQAEINIIQAYPMLARPLGRPAVALMVDNIEMGLETLANKGFNLLTEGDLLAEEN